Genomic window (Chryseobacterium bernardetii):
AAATATTCTTTGCCGGACAATAAAAACTCAAGAAATAGTTACAGTTCATGATCTTGTTCAGATTTTGACCAGTTTACAGCGAATTCAGACCTTTTATATTCGTATTTCACTGCAGAAATTTGCATTATTAACCAATATAAAAGGAAATGGATGAAAAGCCTTGCTGTATCTGTTACCAGCAGACTGATTGATAAAAAAGAAGTTTGGGAACTGATTACAGATATTGACCACTGGAGTGAATGGGATTTCAATATTGAACGTTCAGAATGTATTGCACCGAAAGTCGGGAAACTAAGCCTGTTTAAAGTAAAGCATCGTAATTTTCTGACAGCGAAAGGTGTTATAGAGGAATTTATACCTTCTGAACACTTCACATTCCGAATCAGGCTTGCCGGAGCCCAACTGTACAGAAAATATTTGATGGAAGATACAGAGGAGGGATTGAAAATAACCATTATTACTTCTGTTTCAGGTTTTTTAGCTGGGTTGTGGAGTTTGTTGGTAATGAAAAGAATTGTGAGAGATACTCCGGAAGATCTTACGATAATCGTTGAACAGATAAAAAACAGATATGAAAAATAATGTGCTTTTTAAAACAAAATTCAAAAAAATTATAGATGCTTTCTGGCTTAGGGAAGATATTCTTGAAACAATTCCCAACTGCCAATGCGAATATCTCGACAATAATTTCAGGCTATTGAGTGTATCTTCTGAAACTTTATTTTCCGAAAATGAGCTTAAACCGGTATTTGAATTGTATAAAACAGAGTTCTCTATTATCGGACGGAATATCTCAAAAGCAGGGATGGGTCATATCATATCCGGAAATCCATAATTCACCGGCAAGATCTTGAATACTGAAGAAAAAATAAAGGAAATGGCCAAATATCTGCTTTTTGTGGAAGGCAGGTTATATGCCACAACACAGCAGATTGCACAAAGCGTGGGTATAGACAGAACAGTAATACATTATTATTTCCGTACGAAAGCCTATCTTGTGTACATCATCATTAATGAGATAATTAATGAATTTCCTGCTCCCTCCTGGAATGATATTAAAGATCTCTCACTGAAGCAGAAGCTTGAAAGATATATTAATTATAATACTGAAAAAAATAATAAATATCCTTATCTGGATATTTATATCATTACTCAGAATGAATTTTCAGAATTCGGACAGAAATTATTTTTCCCACTCACTGAAATGATTCCCGAGATTTCGGTCTGCATCAGTGAAGGGAAAACAAATTACAGCAGCCCTTTGCAGTTTCTTACTGATCTGGTTTCTATGGTTTCGGGCTTTCATGTCTCTGTTGATTTTCTTAGGAAAAAATCAGATATTGTATTGTCATCATCTTTCTATCATCAACGAGCTGAAAGAATTATAAATTTATTTTTAAAGTAAGTTATATGGATGAATTTTCGGATATATAGCCTAATCCTGAGCCTTAATTATTACCTTTACTAACATTCCTATTAAAGTTATGACTTATAAAGATATTGTTTTTCATAATCTGCACGATCTGTTTAAAATGATCGATAAGAATGCCGATGATCAAAAAAGCAACAATGATTTTTTCATCATCCGGGAATCGCATGATCTTGATGAAAACTCTTACAAATACCCTTTTAGAACAGACAATTGCGCCATTATGCTGATTACAGAAGGGGAAGGAAGTATGCAGATCAATTTTGAACAAATAAATATCAAAAAGGATGATCTTATTATTATTACCCCCAATTCAATTCTTCATCCGGCCAGTAAGGGTTCTTACGTCAGGGCAAAGGGGATTGTTTTCAATGATTCTTTTGTTCAGAAGAATATCCGTCATATGAATTATATCAATGAGGTTATCTTTTTTTCAGAAAGAAATACCCCGATTCTGCATCCCGGATTTAATGAAAGGGAAACCTTAGGGTTCCTGATTGATAAGATTGGTCTGGCAGAAGCGCAGGACGGTTATTACTCAAAAGACATGATTAACCATTATTTTAATGCGCTGCTTCTTGAGTTGATGGTATTATACCGGTGTAGTGATGTGAGGATTATCGATCCTAAAACGTCAAGAAAGAAGGATCTTCTCAATCAGTTTCTTGTTCTGCTTTCTGAGCATTCCAAAAAAGAAAGAACCGTTGAATTTTATGCTGAGAAACTTTTTGTAACCCCGAGCTACCTGACGCGTATCGTGAAAGAGGCCTCCGGGGAATCAACCCGTAACATTATCACCAACTCCGTCATCATTGAGGCTCGTGACATGCTATTACATTCAAACCTTTCAATCACTCAGATTGCTGATAAACTGAATTTCAGTGACCAGTCTTTCTTTGGTAAATTTTTTAAGAAGAAAATGAAAATGTCTCCCAAGATGTTCAGGACAAAAATGAAATAAGAACAATTTCCGAAATAATCTAAACTTCTAAAATTGTTTTATAAATATATTTACGGTCTATTAATAATTATCTTTCAGGAGGAGATATTGGTATAAAAAAAGAGGCACCTATCAAATAGTTGCCTCTTTAAGTGAACTTGCAAGGATTGTCATTGAACCATTTGGTGCAAGATTTGAACTGGATTTTACGTATAACTGTCTGAAAAATAATAGATTGTATTTTTGTGAAAAAAGTTCGAATCTCATTGATATATCTATAAAGGATTTTATTTTCGAACTTTTCTTGCTTCAATTTTCTATTTGTTGATTCTATTTTATTGAAAAATAATGAGTTATGAATCAAATGATCAGTTCGAATCCTGCGAGCATACGTGTTTACTTCATTATTTTTCTTAAAATAGATATTGTAGAGTTGGCAAATTGCCAACTCTATTTTTGTTTTATGGTCAAAATTACTGGATGATATTTTAAGAGAATTATCCATAGATTTTATTTACTTATAATTGTTTGTTCACTTTAAGTTATAGCAAATTCCTAACAATTTTTGTGGGGCTGAATT
Coding sequences:
- a CDS encoding helix-turn-helix domain-containing protein, with amino-acid sequence MTYKDIVFHNLHDLFKMIDKNADDQKSNNDFFIIRESHDLDENSYKYPFRTDNCAIMLITEGEGSMQINFEQINIKKDDLIIITPNSILHPASKGSYVRAKGIVFNDSFVQKNIRHMNYINEVIFFSERNTPILHPGFNERETLGFLIDKIGLAEAQDGYYSKDMINHYFNALLLELMVLYRCSDVRIIDPKTSRKKDLLNQFLVLLSEHSKKERTVEFYAEKLFVTPSYLTRIVKEASGESTRNIITNSVIIEARDMLLHSNLSITQIADKLNFSDQSFFGKFFKKKMKMSPKMFRTKMK
- a CDS encoding SRPBCC family protein, which translates into the protein MKSLAVSVTSRLIDKKEVWELITDIDHWSEWDFNIERSECIAPKVGKLSLFKVKHRNFLTAKGVIEEFIPSEHFTFRIRLAGAQLYRKYLMEDTEEGLKITIITSVSGFLAGLWSLLVMKRIVRDTPEDLTIIVEQIKNRYEK
- a CDS encoding TetR/AcrR family transcriptional regulator, whose translation is MAKYLLFVEGRLYATTQQIAQSVGIDRTVIHYYFRTKAYLVYIIINEIINEFPAPSWNDIKDLSLKQKLERYINYNTEKNNKYPYLDIYIITQNEFSEFGQKLFFPLTEMIPEISVCISEGKTNYSSPLQFLTDLVSMVSGFHVSVDFLRKKSDIVLSSSFYHQRAERIINLFLK